In Scatophagus argus isolate fScaArg1 chromosome 14, fScaArg1.pri, whole genome shotgun sequence, the following proteins share a genomic window:
- the aff4 gene encoding AF4/FMR2 family member 4 isoform X2 gives MNREDRNVLRMKERERRNQEIQQGGGEAFPANSPLFPEPYKVSSKEDKLSSRIQSMLGNYDEMKDPIGDTLPKLGGKPSNSSSSSEEKSGPPLFGGDQRGVSSGGSNQSSKWTPVGPAAGGSSSQSQKRSGLSSQRGNGGSSGSSSSSQRHGGEKKSSKHSGGSEHSKSHTSSPAKGSLSSSGSNSHLRSSLSAEQHHSKERYRSKSPREREANWDSPSRVHTSFPSGQHSSQTFPPSLMSKPGSMLQKPTAYVRPMDGQETAELKSSQAESYSGQSHSSTMGEMKSNSKASLSKLKIPSQPVEGSGDAHCVDEILKEMTQSWPPPLTAIHTPCKTEPSKFPFPTKDSHPFSSGHKRGSSSKSSSSHQPKACDDQPTKLEDDLKLSSSEDSDGEQDSAKNASRNTSASNNSEGAEQSRDDSSSHSGSESSSGSDSESESSTTDSEANEHPRPASPEPEQPMANKWQLDNWFKKAKQFSPASPVDNNVPTKCKKEGRDNGSGRGYTSQGGGSKDSTAPAPSRDLRAAQKGAEGGRGRQKSPAQSEGGTNPRRSVGKKQPKKSEKPLVVEEPKGGLRVESEPAPELPPHRPKAATKGSRKPNIKKESKSSPRSTAAPVATTADKRKAKAPTKSREFVSDSSSSDSEGNDSILSSSQTPKYTESIRTPVCVFSPMEEKELLSPLSDPEERYPTRPPQQQVLLVKIDLSLLSRIPGRPYKEPVEIKVERDDSLDRESKDFSKQSSEKSSSKAKRKHKNDEEGTKPESKRCKLEEKSLSHHKNSSKESKRSLEKKEEPVPSPSMSGPQRTPKAEHPSRKRTVSQSSTSLSSGTGSGKEGSHSTKGNSTSKHRKGEDKGRSTRDGKEKSSKGCDNQLAVPPLSTDGSKSQRSKLVFEDRVHSADHYLQEAKKLKHNADALLDRFEKAVYYLDAVVSFIECGNALEKSAQEAKSPFPMYAETVELIKYTMKLKSYMAPDATSADKRLAVLCLRCQSLLYLRLFKLRKDSALKYSKTLTEHLKNSLSNTQAPSPGMGNKAAGMPSPVSPKLSPGTAGGYSSASSSSSTSSSVTIPQRIHQMAASYVQVTSNFLYATEVWDQAEQLSKEQKDFFLELDKVMGPLIFNTSSMTELVRYTRQGLHWLRLDAKLIP, from the exons TCCAGTAAGGAAGATAAACTGTCCAGCCGTATTCAGAGCATGCTGGGCAATTACGACGAGATGAAAGATCCAATTGGTGATACACTTCCAAAGCTTGGTGGTAAACCTTCTAACAGTTCGTCTTCCTCTGAGGAGAAATCGGGCCCACCTTTGTTTGGTGGGGACCAGCGTGGTGTCAGTAGTGGTGGCAGCAACCAGAGCAGTAAGTGGACTCCTGTTGGCCCTGCAGCAGGTGGATCTTCATCCCAGTCCCAGAAACGCTCAGGACTCAGCAGTCAGAGGGGCAACGGGGGTAgtagtggcagcagcagcagtagccaAAGACACGGAGGTGAAAAGAAGTCAAGTAAACACAGTGGGGGGTCAGAACACTCAAAGTCACACACGTCGAGTCCAGCCAAGGGCTCTCTGAGTTCCTCTGGCAGCAACAGCCATTTGCGGAGTTCCTTGTCTGCAGAGCAGCATCACAGCAAGGAGCGCTACCGCTCCAAGTCCCCACGAGAAAGAGAGGCCAACTGGGACTCACCCTCGCGGGTTCACACCTCCTTCCCCAGTGGACAGCACTCAAGTCAGACCTTTCCCCCATCTCTCATGTCCAAACCCGGCTCCATGCTGCAGAAGCCCACAGCGTATGTGCGGCCTATGGACGGCCAGGAAACTGCAGAACTCAAGAGCTCCCAAGCAGAAAGCTACAGTGgacagtcacacagcagcaccaTGGGAGAGATGAAGTCCAACAGCAAGGCCTCACTGTCCAAACTTAAGATCCCCTCACAGCCTGTAGAG GGATCCGGTGATGCCCACTGCGTTGATGAGATTCTAAAG GAAATGACTCAGTCGTGGCCTCCTCCTTTGACAGCCATCCACACCCCCTGCAAAACTGAGCCCTCCAAGTTTCCATTCCCTACTAAG GACTCTCACCCTTTTTCAAGTGGACACA AGCGAGGCAGTTCTTCCAAGAGCTCCAGCAGCCACCAGCCCAAAGCTTGTGATGACCAGCCAAC TAAGCTGGAAGATGACCTGAAGCTAAGCAGCAGTGAGGACAGTGATGGAGAACAGGACTCTGCCAAGAATGCCTCAAGGAACACATCAGCAAG CAATAATAGTGAAGGCGCAGAGCAATCGAGGGACGACTCGAGCAGCCACAGCGGTTCAGAGAGCAGCTCGGGCTCAGACAGCGAGAGTGAAAGCAGCACGACGGACAGTGAAGCCAATGAGCACCCACGGCCAGCTTCTCCTGAA CCTGAGCAACCCATGGCCAACAAGTGGCAGCTAGACAACTGGTTCAAGAAGGCCAAACAGTTCTCACCAGCCTCTCCAGTGGACAATAATGTTCCAACAAAGTGCAAGAAAGAAGGCAGAGATAACGGCTCAGGACGTGGCTATACTAGCCAGGGAGGGGGTTCAAAAGACTCAACGGCACCAGCCCCAAGCAGGGACCTACGGGCAGCACAAAAAGGTGCAGAGGGTGGCCGTGGCCGGCAAAAGTCCCCTGCTCAGAGTGAGGGGGGCACAAACCCGCGAAGGAGTGTGGGTAAAAAACAGCCTAAAAAGTCTGAGAAGCCCCTAGTGGTGGAGGAGCCCAAGGGAGGTCTGAGAGTGGAGAGTGAGCCAGCTCCAGAGTTACCTCCTCATCGGCCCAAAGCTGCTACTAAGGGTTCCCGCAaaccaaacattaaaaaagagtCTAAATCCTCCCCGAGGTCCACTGCAGCTCCTGTTGCCACCACTGCAGATAAACGCAAGGCCAAGGCACCGACGAAGTCTCGTGAGTTTGTTTCAGATTCTTCATCGTCAGACTCTGAGGGGAATGACAGCATCCTGTCCTCATCGCAAACACCCAAGTACACAGAGAGTATCAGGACCCCAGTCTGTGTGTTCTCGCCAATGGAAGAGAAAGAGCTGTTGTCTCCACTCAGTGACCCCGAGGAACGTTACCCTACAAGACCTCCTCAGCAGCAGGTTTTACTCGTGAAGATAG ATCTCAGCTTGCTTTCGAGGATCCCGGGGCGGCCCTACAAGGAGCCTGTAGAGATAAAAGTGGAGAGGGACGACTCTCTAGACAGGGAGAGCAAAGACTTCAGCAAGCAGAGCTCTGAGAAGAGCTCTTCCAAGGCCAAGAGGAAACACAAG aATGACGAAGAGGGCACCAAGCCAGAGAGCAAGCGATGCAAACTAGAGGAGAAGTCCCTATCTCAccataaaaacagcagcaaaga GTCTAAGAGGtctttggaaaagaaagaggagccAGTCCCTTCTCCTTCCATGTCGGGTCCTCAGCGGACCCCCAAGGCAGAGCATCCGAGTCGGAAGAGGACGGTAAGCCAGTCCTCCACCTCTTTGTCCAGTGGGACAGGAAGTGGGAAGGAGGGAAGCCACAGCACCAAGGGCAATTCCACctccaaacacagaaaaggagaggacaAGGGACGCAGCACACGCGATGGCAAG GAGAAATCCTCAAAGGGTTGTGATAACCAGCTGGCTGTTCCCCCGCTCTCCACGGACGGCTCCAAGTCTCAGAGATCCAAGCTGGTGTTTGAGGACAG GGTCCATTCAGCAGATCACTACTTACAAGAGGCCAAGAAACTTAAACACAATGCAGATGCACTG TTGGACCGCTTTGAGAAGGCAGTTTACTACCTGGACGCTGTGGTGTCTTTCATTGAATGTGGTAATGCTCTGGAGAAGAGCGCCCAAGAGGCCAAGTCCCCCTTCCCCATGTATGCTGAAACGGTGGAGCTTATCAA ATACACTATGAAGTTAAAAAGCTACATGGCCCCAGATGCTACTTCAGCAGACAAGAGGCTAGCTGTGCTTTG CCTACGATGCCAGTCTCTCCTCTACCTGCGGCTATTCAAGCTGAGGAAAGACAGTGCACTAAAATACTCCAAAACACTCACAGAACACTTAAAG AATTCTCTGAGCAACACCCAGGCTCCCTCTCCTGGAATGGGAAA CAAGGCAGCGGGTATGCCCTCTCCAGTCTCCCCCAAACTGTCACCAGGCACAGCTGGTGGCTACTCAtcagcaagcagcagcagcagcaccagctcGTCTGTGACCATCCCTCAGCGTATCCACCAGATGGCTGCCAGTTACGTCCAGGTCACCTCTAACTTCCTGTATGCCACCGAGGTCTGGGACCAGGCTGAACAGCTATCCAAGGAGCAGAAAG ACTTCTTCTTGGAGTTGGACAAGGTGATGGGTCCCCTGATCTTCAACACCAGCAGCATGACAGAGCTGGTGCGATACACACGGCAGGGCCTCCACTGGCTGCGCCTTGATGCTAAGCTTATTCCCTAA
- the aff4 gene encoding AF4/FMR2 family member 4 isoform X3, whose amino-acid sequence MLGNYDEMKDPIGDTLPKLGGKPSNSSSSSEEKSGPPLFGGDQRGVSSGGSNQSSKWTPVGPAAGGSSSQSQKRSGLSSQRGNGGSSGSSSSSQRHGGEKKSSKHSGGSEHSKSHTSSPAKGSLSSSGSNSHLRSSLSAEQHHSKERYRSKSPREREANWDSPSRVHTSFPSGQHSSQTFPPSLMSKPGSMLQKPTAYVRPMDGQETAELKSSQAESYSGQSHSSTMGEMKSNSKASLSKLKIPSQPVEGSGDAHCVDEILKEMTQSWPPPLTAIHTPCKTEPSKFPFPTKDSHPFSSGHKRGSSSKSSSSHQPKACDDQPTKLEDDLKLSSSEDSDGEQDSAKNASRNTSASNNSEGAEQSRDDSSSHSGSESSSGSDSESESSTTDSEANEHPRPASPEPEQPMANKWQLDNWFKKAKQFSPASPVDNNVPTKCKKEGRDNGSGRGYTSQGGGSKDSTAPAPSRDLRAAQKGAEGGRGRQKSPAQSEGGTNPRRSVGKKQPKKSEKPLVVEEPKGGLRVESEPAPELPPHRPKAATKGSRKPNIKKESKSSPRSTAAPVATTADKRKAKAPTKSREFVSDSSSSDSEGNDSILSSSQTPKYTESIRTPVCVFSPMEEKELLSPLSDPEERYPTRPPQQQVLLVKIDLSLLSRIPGRPYKEPVEIKVERDDSLDRESKDFSKQSSEKSSSKAKRKHKNDEEGTKPESKRCKLEEKSLSHHKNSSKESKRSLEKKEEPVPSPSMSGPQRTPKAEHPSRKRTVSQSSTSLSSGTGSGKEGSHSTKGNSTSKHRKGEDKGRSTRDGKEKSSKGCDNQLAVPPLSTDGSKSQRSKLVFEDRVHSADHYLQEAKKLKHNADALLDRFEKAVYYLDAVVSFIECGNALEKSAQEAKSPFPMYAETVELIKYTMKLKSYMAPDATSADKRLAVLCLRCQSLLYLRLFKLRKDSALKYSKTLTEHLKNSLSNTQAPSPGMGNKAAGMPSPVSPKLSPGTAGGYSSASSSSSTSSSVTIPQRIHQMAASYVQVTSNFLYATEVWDQAEQLSKEQKDFFLELDKVMGPLIFNTSSMTELVRYTRQGLHWLRLDAKLIP is encoded by the exons ATGCTGGGCAATTACGACGAGATGAAAGATCCAATTGGTGATACACTTCCAAAGCTTGGTGGTAAACCTTCTAACAGTTCGTCTTCCTCTGAGGAGAAATCGGGCCCACCTTTGTTTGGTGGGGACCAGCGTGGTGTCAGTAGTGGTGGCAGCAACCAGAGCAGTAAGTGGACTCCTGTTGGCCCTGCAGCAGGTGGATCTTCATCCCAGTCCCAGAAACGCTCAGGACTCAGCAGTCAGAGGGGCAACGGGGGTAgtagtggcagcagcagcagtagccaAAGACACGGAGGTGAAAAGAAGTCAAGTAAACACAGTGGGGGGTCAGAACACTCAAAGTCACACACGTCGAGTCCAGCCAAGGGCTCTCTGAGTTCCTCTGGCAGCAACAGCCATTTGCGGAGTTCCTTGTCTGCAGAGCAGCATCACAGCAAGGAGCGCTACCGCTCCAAGTCCCCACGAGAAAGAGAGGCCAACTGGGACTCACCCTCGCGGGTTCACACCTCCTTCCCCAGTGGACAGCACTCAAGTCAGACCTTTCCCCCATCTCTCATGTCCAAACCCGGCTCCATGCTGCAGAAGCCCACAGCGTATGTGCGGCCTATGGACGGCCAGGAAACTGCAGAACTCAAGAGCTCCCAAGCAGAAAGCTACAGTGgacagtcacacagcagcaccaTGGGAGAGATGAAGTCCAACAGCAAGGCCTCACTGTCCAAACTTAAGATCCCCTCACAGCCTGTAGAG GGATCCGGTGATGCCCACTGCGTTGATGAGATTCTAAAG GAAATGACTCAGTCGTGGCCTCCTCCTTTGACAGCCATCCACACCCCCTGCAAAACTGAGCCCTCCAAGTTTCCATTCCCTACTAAG GACTCTCACCCTTTTTCAAGTGGACACA AGCGAGGCAGTTCTTCCAAGAGCTCCAGCAGCCACCAGCCCAAAGCTTGTGATGACCAGCCAAC TAAGCTGGAAGATGACCTGAAGCTAAGCAGCAGTGAGGACAGTGATGGAGAACAGGACTCTGCCAAGAATGCCTCAAGGAACACATCAGCAAG CAATAATAGTGAAGGCGCAGAGCAATCGAGGGACGACTCGAGCAGCCACAGCGGTTCAGAGAGCAGCTCGGGCTCAGACAGCGAGAGTGAAAGCAGCACGACGGACAGTGAAGCCAATGAGCACCCACGGCCAGCTTCTCCTGAA CCTGAGCAACCCATGGCCAACAAGTGGCAGCTAGACAACTGGTTCAAGAAGGCCAAACAGTTCTCACCAGCCTCTCCAGTGGACAATAATGTTCCAACAAAGTGCAAGAAAGAAGGCAGAGATAACGGCTCAGGACGTGGCTATACTAGCCAGGGAGGGGGTTCAAAAGACTCAACGGCACCAGCCCCAAGCAGGGACCTACGGGCAGCACAAAAAGGTGCAGAGGGTGGCCGTGGCCGGCAAAAGTCCCCTGCTCAGAGTGAGGGGGGCACAAACCCGCGAAGGAGTGTGGGTAAAAAACAGCCTAAAAAGTCTGAGAAGCCCCTAGTGGTGGAGGAGCCCAAGGGAGGTCTGAGAGTGGAGAGTGAGCCAGCTCCAGAGTTACCTCCTCATCGGCCCAAAGCTGCTACTAAGGGTTCCCGCAaaccaaacattaaaaaagagtCTAAATCCTCCCCGAGGTCCACTGCAGCTCCTGTTGCCACCACTGCAGATAAACGCAAGGCCAAGGCACCGACGAAGTCTCGTGAGTTTGTTTCAGATTCTTCATCGTCAGACTCTGAGGGGAATGACAGCATCCTGTCCTCATCGCAAACACCCAAGTACACAGAGAGTATCAGGACCCCAGTCTGTGTGTTCTCGCCAATGGAAGAGAAAGAGCTGTTGTCTCCACTCAGTGACCCCGAGGAACGTTACCCTACAAGACCTCCTCAGCAGCAGGTTTTACTCGTGAAGATAG ATCTCAGCTTGCTTTCGAGGATCCCGGGGCGGCCCTACAAGGAGCCTGTAGAGATAAAAGTGGAGAGGGACGACTCTCTAGACAGGGAGAGCAAAGACTTCAGCAAGCAGAGCTCTGAGAAGAGCTCTTCCAAGGCCAAGAGGAAACACAAG aATGACGAAGAGGGCACCAAGCCAGAGAGCAAGCGATGCAAACTAGAGGAGAAGTCCCTATCTCAccataaaaacagcagcaaaga GTCTAAGAGGtctttggaaaagaaagaggagccAGTCCCTTCTCCTTCCATGTCGGGTCCTCAGCGGACCCCCAAGGCAGAGCATCCGAGTCGGAAGAGGACGGTAAGCCAGTCCTCCACCTCTTTGTCCAGTGGGACAGGAAGTGGGAAGGAGGGAAGCCACAGCACCAAGGGCAATTCCACctccaaacacagaaaaggagaggacaAGGGACGCAGCACACGCGATGGCAAG GAGAAATCCTCAAAGGGTTGTGATAACCAGCTGGCTGTTCCCCCGCTCTCCACGGACGGCTCCAAGTCTCAGAGATCCAAGCTGGTGTTTGAGGACAG GGTCCATTCAGCAGATCACTACTTACAAGAGGCCAAGAAACTTAAACACAATGCAGATGCACTG TTGGACCGCTTTGAGAAGGCAGTTTACTACCTGGACGCTGTGGTGTCTTTCATTGAATGTGGTAATGCTCTGGAGAAGAGCGCCCAAGAGGCCAAGTCCCCCTTCCCCATGTATGCTGAAACGGTGGAGCTTATCAA ATACACTATGAAGTTAAAAAGCTACATGGCCCCAGATGCTACTTCAGCAGACAAGAGGCTAGCTGTGCTTTG CCTACGATGCCAGTCTCTCCTCTACCTGCGGCTATTCAAGCTGAGGAAAGACAGTGCACTAAAATACTCCAAAACACTCACAGAACACTTAAAG AATTCTCTGAGCAACACCCAGGCTCCCTCTCCTGGAATGGGAAA CAAGGCAGCGGGTATGCCCTCTCCAGTCTCCCCCAAACTGTCACCAGGCACAGCTGGTGGCTACTCAtcagcaagcagcagcagcagcaccagctcGTCTGTGACCATCCCTCAGCGTATCCACCAGATGGCTGCCAGTTACGTCCAGGTCACCTCTAACTTCCTGTATGCCACCGAGGTCTGGGACCAGGCTGAACAGCTATCCAAGGAGCAGAAAG ACTTCTTCTTGGAGTTGGACAAGGTGATGGGTCCCCTGATCTTCAACACCAGCAGCATGACAGAGCTGGTGCGATACACACGGCAGGGCCTCCACTGGCTGCGCCTTGATGCTAAGCTTATTCCCTAA
- the aff4 gene encoding AF4/FMR2 family member 4 isoform X1 → MASQSGNMNREDRNVLRMKERERRNQEIQQGGGEAFPANSPLFPEPYKVSSKEDKLSSRIQSMLGNYDEMKDPIGDTLPKLGGKPSNSSSSSEEKSGPPLFGGDQRGVSSGGSNQSSKWTPVGPAAGGSSSQSQKRSGLSSQRGNGGSSGSSSSSQRHGGEKKSSKHSGGSEHSKSHTSSPAKGSLSSSGSNSHLRSSLSAEQHHSKERYRSKSPREREANWDSPSRVHTSFPSGQHSSQTFPPSLMSKPGSMLQKPTAYVRPMDGQETAELKSSQAESYSGQSHSSTMGEMKSNSKASLSKLKIPSQPVEGSGDAHCVDEILKEMTQSWPPPLTAIHTPCKTEPSKFPFPTKDSHPFSSGHKRGSSSKSSSSHQPKACDDQPTKLEDDLKLSSSEDSDGEQDSAKNASRNTSASNNSEGAEQSRDDSSSHSGSESSSGSDSESESSTTDSEANEHPRPASPEPEQPMANKWQLDNWFKKAKQFSPASPVDNNVPTKCKKEGRDNGSGRGYTSQGGGSKDSTAPAPSRDLRAAQKGAEGGRGRQKSPAQSEGGTNPRRSVGKKQPKKSEKPLVVEEPKGGLRVESEPAPELPPHRPKAATKGSRKPNIKKESKSSPRSTAAPVATTADKRKAKAPTKSREFVSDSSSSDSEGNDSILSSSQTPKYTESIRTPVCVFSPMEEKELLSPLSDPEERYPTRPPQQQVLLVKIDLSLLSRIPGRPYKEPVEIKVERDDSLDRESKDFSKQSSEKSSSKAKRKHKNDEEGTKPESKRCKLEEKSLSHHKNSSKESKRSLEKKEEPVPSPSMSGPQRTPKAEHPSRKRTVSQSSTSLSSGTGSGKEGSHSTKGNSTSKHRKGEDKGRSTRDGKEKSSKGCDNQLAVPPLSTDGSKSQRSKLVFEDRVHSADHYLQEAKKLKHNADALLDRFEKAVYYLDAVVSFIECGNALEKSAQEAKSPFPMYAETVELIKYTMKLKSYMAPDATSADKRLAVLCLRCQSLLYLRLFKLRKDSALKYSKTLTEHLKNSLSNTQAPSPGMGNKAAGMPSPVSPKLSPGTAGGYSSASSSSSTSSSVTIPQRIHQMAASYVQVTSNFLYATEVWDQAEQLSKEQKDFFLELDKVMGPLIFNTSSMTELVRYTRQGLHWLRLDAKLIP, encoded by the exons TCCAGTAAGGAAGATAAACTGTCCAGCCGTATTCAGAGCATGCTGGGCAATTACGACGAGATGAAAGATCCAATTGGTGATACACTTCCAAAGCTTGGTGGTAAACCTTCTAACAGTTCGTCTTCCTCTGAGGAGAAATCGGGCCCACCTTTGTTTGGTGGGGACCAGCGTGGTGTCAGTAGTGGTGGCAGCAACCAGAGCAGTAAGTGGACTCCTGTTGGCCCTGCAGCAGGTGGATCTTCATCCCAGTCCCAGAAACGCTCAGGACTCAGCAGTCAGAGGGGCAACGGGGGTAgtagtggcagcagcagcagtagccaAAGACACGGAGGTGAAAAGAAGTCAAGTAAACACAGTGGGGGGTCAGAACACTCAAAGTCACACACGTCGAGTCCAGCCAAGGGCTCTCTGAGTTCCTCTGGCAGCAACAGCCATTTGCGGAGTTCCTTGTCTGCAGAGCAGCATCACAGCAAGGAGCGCTACCGCTCCAAGTCCCCACGAGAAAGAGAGGCCAACTGGGACTCACCCTCGCGGGTTCACACCTCCTTCCCCAGTGGACAGCACTCAAGTCAGACCTTTCCCCCATCTCTCATGTCCAAACCCGGCTCCATGCTGCAGAAGCCCACAGCGTATGTGCGGCCTATGGACGGCCAGGAAACTGCAGAACTCAAGAGCTCCCAAGCAGAAAGCTACAGTGgacagtcacacagcagcaccaTGGGAGAGATGAAGTCCAACAGCAAGGCCTCACTGTCCAAACTTAAGATCCCCTCACAGCCTGTAGAG GGATCCGGTGATGCCCACTGCGTTGATGAGATTCTAAAG GAAATGACTCAGTCGTGGCCTCCTCCTTTGACAGCCATCCACACCCCCTGCAAAACTGAGCCCTCCAAGTTTCCATTCCCTACTAAG GACTCTCACCCTTTTTCAAGTGGACACA AGCGAGGCAGTTCTTCCAAGAGCTCCAGCAGCCACCAGCCCAAAGCTTGTGATGACCAGCCAAC TAAGCTGGAAGATGACCTGAAGCTAAGCAGCAGTGAGGACAGTGATGGAGAACAGGACTCTGCCAAGAATGCCTCAAGGAACACATCAGCAAG CAATAATAGTGAAGGCGCAGAGCAATCGAGGGACGACTCGAGCAGCCACAGCGGTTCAGAGAGCAGCTCGGGCTCAGACAGCGAGAGTGAAAGCAGCACGACGGACAGTGAAGCCAATGAGCACCCACGGCCAGCTTCTCCTGAA CCTGAGCAACCCATGGCCAACAAGTGGCAGCTAGACAACTGGTTCAAGAAGGCCAAACAGTTCTCACCAGCCTCTCCAGTGGACAATAATGTTCCAACAAAGTGCAAGAAAGAAGGCAGAGATAACGGCTCAGGACGTGGCTATACTAGCCAGGGAGGGGGTTCAAAAGACTCAACGGCACCAGCCCCAAGCAGGGACCTACGGGCAGCACAAAAAGGTGCAGAGGGTGGCCGTGGCCGGCAAAAGTCCCCTGCTCAGAGTGAGGGGGGCACAAACCCGCGAAGGAGTGTGGGTAAAAAACAGCCTAAAAAGTCTGAGAAGCCCCTAGTGGTGGAGGAGCCCAAGGGAGGTCTGAGAGTGGAGAGTGAGCCAGCTCCAGAGTTACCTCCTCATCGGCCCAAAGCTGCTACTAAGGGTTCCCGCAaaccaaacattaaaaaagagtCTAAATCCTCCCCGAGGTCCACTGCAGCTCCTGTTGCCACCACTGCAGATAAACGCAAGGCCAAGGCACCGACGAAGTCTCGTGAGTTTGTTTCAGATTCTTCATCGTCAGACTCTGAGGGGAATGACAGCATCCTGTCCTCATCGCAAACACCCAAGTACACAGAGAGTATCAGGACCCCAGTCTGTGTGTTCTCGCCAATGGAAGAGAAAGAGCTGTTGTCTCCACTCAGTGACCCCGAGGAACGTTACCCTACAAGACCTCCTCAGCAGCAGGTTTTACTCGTGAAGATAG ATCTCAGCTTGCTTTCGAGGATCCCGGGGCGGCCCTACAAGGAGCCTGTAGAGATAAAAGTGGAGAGGGACGACTCTCTAGACAGGGAGAGCAAAGACTTCAGCAAGCAGAGCTCTGAGAAGAGCTCTTCCAAGGCCAAGAGGAAACACAAG aATGACGAAGAGGGCACCAAGCCAGAGAGCAAGCGATGCAAACTAGAGGAGAAGTCCCTATCTCAccataaaaacagcagcaaaga GTCTAAGAGGtctttggaaaagaaagaggagccAGTCCCTTCTCCTTCCATGTCGGGTCCTCAGCGGACCCCCAAGGCAGAGCATCCGAGTCGGAAGAGGACGGTAAGCCAGTCCTCCACCTCTTTGTCCAGTGGGACAGGAAGTGGGAAGGAGGGAAGCCACAGCACCAAGGGCAATTCCACctccaaacacagaaaaggagaggacaAGGGACGCAGCACACGCGATGGCAAG GAGAAATCCTCAAAGGGTTGTGATAACCAGCTGGCTGTTCCCCCGCTCTCCACGGACGGCTCCAAGTCTCAGAGATCCAAGCTGGTGTTTGAGGACAG GGTCCATTCAGCAGATCACTACTTACAAGAGGCCAAGAAACTTAAACACAATGCAGATGCACTG TTGGACCGCTTTGAGAAGGCAGTTTACTACCTGGACGCTGTGGTGTCTTTCATTGAATGTGGTAATGCTCTGGAGAAGAGCGCCCAAGAGGCCAAGTCCCCCTTCCCCATGTATGCTGAAACGGTGGAGCTTATCAA ATACACTATGAAGTTAAAAAGCTACATGGCCCCAGATGCTACTTCAGCAGACAAGAGGCTAGCTGTGCTTTG CCTACGATGCCAGTCTCTCCTCTACCTGCGGCTATTCAAGCTGAGGAAAGACAGTGCACTAAAATACTCCAAAACACTCACAGAACACTTAAAG AATTCTCTGAGCAACACCCAGGCTCCCTCTCCTGGAATGGGAAA CAAGGCAGCGGGTATGCCCTCTCCAGTCTCCCCCAAACTGTCACCAGGCACAGCTGGTGGCTACTCAtcagcaagcagcagcagcagcaccagctcGTCTGTGACCATCCCTCAGCGTATCCACCAGATGGCTGCCAGTTACGTCCAGGTCACCTCTAACTTCCTGTATGCCACCGAGGTCTGGGACCAGGCTGAACAGCTATCCAAGGAGCAGAAAG ACTTCTTCTTGGAGTTGGACAAGGTGATGGGTCCCCTGATCTTCAACACCAGCAGCATGACAGAGCTGGTGCGATACACACGGCAGGGCCTCCACTGGCTGCGCCTTGATGCTAAGCTTATTCCCTAA